One Augochlora pura isolate Apur16 chromosome 10, APUR_v2.2.1, whole genome shotgun sequence DNA window includes the following coding sequences:
- the LOC144475544 gene encoding glutamine amidotransferase-like class 1 domain-containing protein 3, mitochondrial codes for MIVLRSYPRYSPTLVQVVCGCGYLDGTEISEAISAVIHLSQKNLKPIFYAPDVDICEVIDHSTKELDSESTPRNGFVEAARLARSDIKPLCKCESCRHGGLVIPGGFGAAKLLSDFAKKGADCTVHPDLEKVIEDFSCDKKPIGAICMASVLVARVLQGVKITLGKKSPPEEWPYADAIEKAKCMGAKVELKDVRGVTRDKKNNVFSTPAWMYKCATYEDIHCGIGKLIGMMKKSIY; via the exons ATGATTGTCCTGCGTTCGTACCCGCGTTACAGTCCAACTTTAGTACAA GTTGTATGCGGTTGCGGTTATCTAGACGGTACCGAAATTTCCGAAGCAATCTCGGCGGTGATACATTTGTCCCAGAAGAACCTGAAGCCGATTTTCTATGCTCCGGATGTAGATATTTGCGAGGTTATAGATCATTCTACCAAAGAATTAGATTCGGAAAGTACGCCCAGAAATGGATTCGTCGAAGCCGCCAGATTGGCTAGATCGGACATCAAACCTTTGTGCAAATGCGAATCTTGCAGACACGGCGGTCTTGTCATTCCCGGAGGCTTTGGTGCTGCTAAACTACT GAGCGACTTTGCAAAGAAAGGCGCCGATTGCACGGTGCATCCAGATCTAGAAAAAGTGATCGAGGATTTCTCCTGCGACAAGAAACCGATCGGGGCGATTTGTATGGCGAGCGTTCTCGTCGCGAGAGTgttgcaaggggttaaaatcaCGCTCGGCAAAAAGT CGCCGCCAGAAGAGTGGCCGTACGCGGACGCCATCGAGAAAGCAAAGTGCATGGGTGCCAAAGTGGAATTGAAAGACGTGCGGGGTGTCACCCGTGACAAAAAGAACAACGTCTTCAGCACCCCGGCCTGGATGTACAAATGCGCTACCTACGAAGACATTCACTGCGGCATTGGAAAGTTAATCGGCATGATGAAAAAAAGCATTTATTAG